Below is a genomic region from Xiphophorus hellerii strain 12219 chromosome 17, Xiphophorus_hellerii-4.1, whole genome shotgun sequence.
CGGCTCCGACCTTCTGTGCAACGACCACACGGCTCTGGGGGCTCGAAGTGAGGAGAGCGAGCCGGGCTACTCCCCCGTGGATGCCTGGGCTTCCCTCCTGCAGTCCGCGGACTATCTCTCCTCATCCACCTCCTCGTCCTCTGCAGAGTCCAGTCGGGAAAAAAGGACTTCAAGTCCCGCGAACTACCGCTTCATGAGTCGGACGAAGCTCAGAGGGCAGATGCTGCGCAACAACATCAAAGGGGACCGGAGGAGCAGACTGACCCTGTCCCTGGATGTCCCAACCAACATCATGAATGTCCTCTTTGACGTGGCCAAAGCCAAGAACCTGCGCGCAAAAGCGGCGGAGAACGCGCGGCTCCTGGCGCAGATTGGACGGAGGAAATGAGAAAACGCGGAGAAACTTTGACTCAGCAGAGGGCAATGACTAAATGTAATCAATAACTTTATGTCTCCTCGAATAAACAACAACTTGTTTCTCTAGGGGAACATTAAAATATCCACGCTAACAGGTGAAATCATAACTGCAGTGATCTCAATGTTTGTGAATTAACATCGTCTTTGTTGTACAAATGAAAGCACAGCGAGAAACCTGTCTGATATTTGACTTAACTTGATGAAACGGCGTTAAAGATGgctaaatttagttttaaaatacatcaaagtgaACATTTGATATagactgaagttttttttgttttgttttgtttttgtgcttatGATAACGCTTAATTGGCCtaaattacttttgattttaaatatgttttaataaacataaaaaattctTAGTTTTGCAGTTGTCAGAAGCACTATTTTATATGGTGCTATAAAGTCACGTGATTAGCTTGGTTATATGGTCTTAATTCCAGAAAACAATAATCTATCGATTGTTTTTCGTTTTCTTTCAGCTTTGCGCACTAATGTCTGCAAAGTaagttagaaaaaatattgagaTATGTAGGATTTTGCCCATATttagatttggtgtttttaggGCGAGCATAAATGtcgttgctgtttttttatgtgtaatgtTTTCCTTTACTCAAATTCCCCACGAAACAGTGGCGCAAACAACTCGCTGACAATAAAATACTGTACAAATCATCTGCAGAGATCATGAATACAGTAAAATGCAAATGCATGTGAATGTATGTTGTCATCAGATGTCTCttatttttctactttccaATAAAGGATTATTTTTCCTCAAATAAAGCAGATGTAACAACATACAACTGCCTCTTTCCATACAATATTAAAAGATACATAACATATTTTCCCACTGTCTCAAAACATGACTATTAATTTAATCGATTACCCTAAAACTATGCTgacaagtgatttttttatatatatattttttgtccgttgtgtttctctgctgccttatgatggactggcgacctgtccaggttgtaCCCCATATCTTGCTCTATTCCCCGTGACCTTGGAAGAATAAGCTATGGACCATGGATGGGTtcactcaatcaatcaatcaatcaatcaatcaatcaatcaatcaatcaatcaatcaagttgatgatttgtatagcacatttcggCAACAAGGCAGttgaaagtgctttacatcgtAAATGATCGGAAAATAGGACTTTACTTTCTATAAAACTAGAGCTTCGCTGTTTTGGTATCAGTAAATCTGAATTACTTTGTGTCTTAAAataatgctaaaataaataaacaataatccAGATTTGCCTTAATTTGTTTGGAGTCTGTGTTAGTAATGACGTTTTAAATGTTGgccagtagatggcggtaaAAGGTACATTCGGAAAAACCACCCGTTCTCAAatctttatattaaaaaataatgatggTCTTAAAAATTTAcctacatttaatgttataacattttaatgcattatGAAATTTGCTACCGGTTAATATTTTCAACTGCTtggataaaatacaaaactgcGTTTCTATGTAAGTTTTAAATTGCACACCCTCTAAATTCACGATGCTGAGAAGTGCTGACATCCTGTGGTCATTTTTAGCAACTGCACTCCAGATCTGGGTAAATCAAAAACCTGAGGTatatattcttatttttactaTATCTATGGTTAGCATTATATCAGTCCTTAAATGGCTTCAATCCTATTAGTAGCAATGGGACTACAGAAGCTTCTGGGGTTTTTACAGATATATAACACGCATATCACATGTAGAGCAAATGATGACATAAAGGCAAGATTTGGAGTTCCCTTgactttattgatttattttggttaaacaataaatatagttaaaaatagttaaaatggCACTTCAATTATACCGCATTCGAAGCTTTTTTATAgtagttaaaaagaaaataaaaagaaataaaaactgtcaacAGCGTCctctgctgttttaaaagttgGGATGATACGACGTCATTTCCGTCGACGTGGACGCCCCCCAACAGGAAGCCAGTCTGCATTTTGGCTACGTGGAAGTAGCTCCTGGTATTTCCAAGGCTGAGAGCATCTGCCGCCCTCGTCCGTCACCTCcagttaaaatgattaaaaagtttGATAAGAAGGACGAAGAGTCTGGTAAGGATTTAAATATAACAGTTAATTGGAAGGCATAAGTTTTACGATTGAAACACGTTACAGAAATGCTAAGTGCTCGTCtgttagcttgctagctaaagtTAACCAACCGGACCCTCAACAATGGTTTAAGAAGAACATTATTGACATATTCTGACCTAAAGCGCAAAAGGAGACCAGTACTGCAGGTTTATCGAGTTTACATTTAACTGTTTGTGGTGACACTTAATTCCGAATAATATTTTGCCATGTTTACGGTTATGTCATATCATTAGCTGTGCACGCTAGCGTTGTCTGAATTATCTTATTCTGTCACTTAGCTACTATAGCTAGCatctgtatgtatatatacatatatatatatatatatatatatatatatatatatgtatttaattCTCACAAtatgcctttttttcttctggtatTCGAGTAACAAGTAATACCATATTCTTCttgtaattcatttattttgtctcttAGGAAGTGGGTCAAACCCTTTCCAGCACTTGGAGAAGAGTGCAGTTTTGCAAGAGGTAATTTTGAGCATAAGCTCTGGACTTTTATCTGTAACCAGGAGATAGTGGTTCTTATCCATGGTGTTTTCATTCACAGGCACGGATCTTCAATGAGACCCCCATCAATCCAAGAAGATGTCTCCATATCCTCACCAAGATCATCTACCTTCTCAATCaggtaaaaatgacaaatatttactcttgtttaacttttaagcattgtatttatttcaacgACAAAACTAACTATTCACTCTCTTTCTTGTGTTTATGTAGGGAGAGCATTTTGGGACCACCGAAGCCACTGAGGCTTTCTTTGCGATGACGAGGCTGTTCCAGTCTAATGATGTAAGACATGTCCATTTAATCGTTTCTGTTGAATAACTTTTCACACATTTGATCTAAACAAGGTTTTCTCTGTTGTTTAGCAAACCCTGAGGAGGATGTGCTACCTGACTATCAAAGAGATGGCAAACATCTCTGAGGATGTCATCATTGTCACAAGCAGGTTTGTGTTGACGAATCGTCTACTTGAAACGTCCATTTAAGTATTAATATCCATAAGTATTCACTCTCTTACAGTTTTATTCCTACCTAGCTctatgcaaaaaatgtaattactcCTAAATTTGGTAACTGGTTGTGTCACATATGGCAACAACTGCCATTTGGTGtctgattttactttatatGTCTGTGGAGGATTTGTAGCCCATCCCTGTTTGCAGAACGGTTTTATTCAGATTCTGATTGTGGGTAACCTGTTGAAGGCCCTAGCACTTGACAtcaattggatttaagtctgaGCTTTCAGTTAATAGTTCACTGAAGCTCCAGAGCCTTAAACTGAGGCCAATAAGATTCTTATCAGTTGTTGAGCCACTTTAGGTCAATAGAtgatgtttgctttttaaaaaaaatttttttaaacctcttAGCCTATTTCATGTTGTCAAATGATGCATCATAGTCCAGCAGAGTTGATTTTTCTTGTGCAGTTGTGTTACaaactatatttattttttgatgatttattaataaagtCTTGTCCTCGTTTGTCTTTGCTTTAATAGCTTAACCAAAGACATGACTGGGAAAGAAGACGTGTACAGAGGTCCAGCCATCAGAGCTCTGTGCAGAATTACAGATGTGAGAGAAGTTTTCTATTTATCTCAGTTtacagatttctgttttgttgtgaaatgtcttttctttaggagtgttatttattttctttgtgtgtgggTTTGTGTCCTCACAGACCACCATGCTGCAGGCCATTGAAAGATACATGAAGCAGGCTATTGTGGACAAGGTGCCCAGTGTGTCCAGTTCAGCCCTGGTCTCCTCTCTGGTATGATTTATAAACCATAAAAAGAGAAGAATCCAGAATTTCTCGTGTTGTCGTTGGTAATCATCCAATGGTGTGTTTTGCTGTTGGATGACCTCGTCTCTGCTTTCTCAGCACATGGTGAAGATGAGCTACGATGTGGTGAAGCGCTGGGTGAATGAAGCCCAGGAAGCTGCCTCCAGTGACAACATCATGGTCCAGGTAGGAAAGACACGCTCACGGTGGATCACTGCAACTCTGGGATTCATGAACAAAACCTGTTGGTTTTAATTCTGTTTCCTGGTTTTTCGCCCTGTTAGTACCACGCTCTGGGCCTGTTGTATCACCTCCGGAAGAACGATCGTCTCGCTGTGACCAAGATGCTCAACAAGTTCACCAAGTCTGGCCTGAAGTCGCCGTTCGCCTATTGCATGCTGATCCGCATCGCCAGCAAACTGCTGGACGAGACGGAGGGCGGGTGAGCAGAACGGAGCGTGGCTGGACAGAATGGCTGCCGCACCACAATGAATGAACTGGTGTTGACGTTCATTTTGTCTCAACCTGCAGTCACGACAGCCCCTTGTTTGACTTCATCGAGAGCTGCTTGAGGAACAAGAACGAGATGGTCGTTTACGAGGCTGCATCCGCCATTGTCCACATGCCCAACTGTACTGCCAGAGAGCTGGCGCCTGCTGTCTCAGGTGACCTGCTCTCTTAATTATTCATAAAGCTTGGTATTCAGAAcactgagtttttttctttgtgtcagTTCAATTTATTCATAGAGAGATAATTCATGTCGTCTTaagaaaatttacaataaataaaaacatccaattTTTATACAGAAATGCAGACAGATACAAATTCAAATTAAGTAATGTCAATTGTTACTCTCTGTTTGAATCCAATATAGACATTAGAAATAAATCAAGATTCAGAGATGccataaaaaaatgacattttgtgttttccttcagtTCTCCAGCTCTTCTGCAGCTCCCCTAAAGCAGCCCTGAGATATGCTGCTGTCAGGACCCTCAACAAGGTACAACTCTTCATTTTACAATATTAGGCGACACAGTTTAGTGCAAGACCTCTAACAATCGGAAGTGTTAAGGCCACAAACACGTTGGCCCTTTTcgtatttatttgtaaattctCGTTTTGACATCTCGGATGCAAGTCCTTAACAGATTTTTATGAGTCCTTCATGTGTTGTTCAGGTGGCCATGAAACACCCGTCGGCTGTGACCGCCTGCAACCTGGACCTGGAGAACCTGATCACCGATTCCAACCGCAGCATCGCCACCCTGGCCATCACCACACTGCTGAAGACTGGCAGTGAGAGCAGCGTGGACCGCCTCATGAAGCAGATCTCCTCCTTTGTCTCTGAGATTTCGGATGAGTTCAAGGTGGGAAATCTTTGATTTGATGAAAATGGTATTAGAAaggttagatttattttaatttgaagtattaaaatgttttttttatgacttctgTTCCTTCAGGTGGTGGTCGTTCAGGCCATCAGTGCCCTGTGTCAGAAGTATCCCAGGAAGCACAGCGTCATGATGAACTTCTTGTCCAACATGCTGAGAGACGACGTAAGTCGATCATCTTTATTCCACTATTTCTAAAGCTTCGAAAGTTGGGTTTATGATTCTGATTATTGTAGCAGTGCGGACCTCCTCCCACACGTATTGATCACTTCTGTCACTGCAGGGCGGCTTCGAGTACAAGCGGGCTATTGTGGACTGCATCATCAGCATCATCGAGGAGAACCCTGAGAGCAAAGAGACGGGCCTGGCCCATCTGTGTGAGTTCATCGAGGACTGTGAGCACACAGTGCTGGCCACCAAGATCCTGCACCTGCTGGGTAAAGAGGGGCCGCGGACCCCACAGCCCTCTAAGTACATCCGCTTCATCTTCAACCGGGTGGTGCTGGAGAGTGAGGCAGTTCGTGCAGGTGAGACAGCATAAAGATCAGCGGCCTAGAAATCTGGTCTAGTAATCTGATTACCTCCAACTGGCCATTTGTATTTGTCTGCCTTCAGCTGCTGTGAGCGCTTTAGCTAAATTTGGAGCTCAGAATGACGATCTGCTGCCGAGCGTCCTGGTTCTCATGCAGAGGTGAGgccttgtttttatgtttttgttttctttcctttccttttttttctttatcatacAAGTGCATATTTGTTGGAAATTTAAACTCTGTTGAACTGTGAATGAACTTTGTTTAATGAAGCCTCAAAAATGGATGAAATCAACGAATATAAAACCAGTTTGCTTAATTTACTATTTCCTCATTTCATAAACtaatggagtttttttttttttttttttttttagaaaagacgGCTCATGTTGATTTATTTGCTAATCAGcatgagaaaacaacaaactgcaaataTTATGTCCAAAGTGATGTTGAATGCCTAGTAATAATTTGATCATGGATTAATATGATCTGTTCTCACAGGTGTATGATGGACAGCGATGACGAGGTCAGAGACAGAGCTACTTTCTACATGAACGTGctgcagcagaagcagaaagcTCTGAATGCTGCTTATATTTTTAATGGTAAATATCGGCATTTATGAAGCTTACAAGATAAACTCTACAATTAATCAGAACATCAGGTGTTGACGTGTCCTCCTTGTGTCTCAGGTCTGTCCGTGTCCATTCCTGGCCTGGAGAAGTCCCTCCACCAGTACACCCTGGAGC
It encodes:
- the copg2 gene encoding coatomer subunit gamma-2, which gives rise to MIKKFDKKDEESGSGSNPFQHLEKSAVLQEARIFNETPINPRRCLHILTKIIYLLNQGEHFGTTEATEAFFAMTRLFQSNDQTLRRMCYLTIKEMANISEDVIIVTSSLTKDMTGKEDVYRGPAIRALCRITDTTMLQAIERYMKQAIVDKVPSVSSSALVSSLHMVKMSYDVVKRWVNEAQEAASSDNIMVQYHALGLLYHLRKNDRLAVTKMLNKFTKSGLKSPFAYCMLIRIASKLLDETEGGHDSPLFDFIESCLRNKNEMVVYEAASAIVHMPNCTARELAPAVSVLQLFCSSPKAALRYAAVRTLNKVAMKHPSAVTACNLDLENLITDSNRSIATLAITTLLKTGSESSVDRLMKQISSFVSEISDEFKVVVVQAISALCQKYPRKHSVMMNFLSNMLRDDGGFEYKRAIVDCIISIIEENPESKETGLAHLCEFIEDCEHTVLATKILHLLGKEGPRTPQPSKYIRFIFNRVVLESEAVRAAAVSALAKFGAQNDDLLPSVLVLMQRCMMDSDDEVRDRATFYMNVLQQKQKALNAAYIFNGLSVSIPGLEKSLHQYTLEPSEKPFDMKSVPLATTPITEQKMEIAPVATSKLPEKLAPSRQDIYQEQLASIPEFQALGPLFKSSEPVQLTEAETEYVVRCIKHTFARHMVFQFDCTNTLNDQLLQKVVVQMEPSEAYEVAHYIPAPSLPYSQPGSSYTLVRLPDDDPTAVSCTFSCTMKYLVRDCDPNTGEPDDDGYDDEYVLEDLEVTVADHIQKVLKPNFGAAWEEVGDENEKEETFALASVRTLDEAVGNIISFLGMQPCERSDKVPENKNSHVLFLAGVFRGGHDVLVRARLALADGVTMQVTVRSTEETVVDVILASVG
- the ucn3l gene encoding urocortin 3, like, which translates into the protein MLSSLKTLLLLSVLCAPTSSLCLRLYQSGSDLLCNDHTALGARSEESEPGYSPVDAWASLLQSADYLSSSTSSSSAESSREKRTSSPANYRFMSRTKLRGQMLRNNIKGDRRSRLTLSLDVPTNIMNVLFDVAKAKNLRAKAAENARLLAQIGRRK